A single Mangrovimonas sp. YM274 DNA region contains:
- a CDS encoding sterol desaturase family protein yields MESIIDYFETIPSLHRSIILVGGIAFFWMLEGAVPLFQFKYHKWRHAIPNLFFTATTALVNLLLAFLLFKTANWVQEHNFGILNWLPEMPLWLYALLGVLLLDFFGAYLAHYVEHKVKPLWMVHLVHHTDHNVDTTTANRHHPIESVIRFVFTLFGVVVIGTPIALVFIYQSLSVVFTQWTHANIKMPKRLDTFLSYFFVSPDMHKVHHHYMLPYTDSNYGNIFSIWDRLLGTYMELDRDKLVYGVDVFPNEEENGNLGNLLTQPFQKYKKPTILPINEDL; encoded by the coding sequence TTGGAATCTATTATTGATTACTTCGAAACCATCCCTTCGCTCCACCGAAGTATTATTTTGGTTGGAGGGATTGCCTTCTTTTGGATGTTGGAAGGCGCTGTGCCTTTATTTCAATTCAAGTACCACAAATGGCGGCATGCCATCCCCAATTTGTTTTTTACGGCAACTACCGCGTTGGTCAATTTGCTTTTGGCTTTTTTGTTGTTCAAAACAGCCAATTGGGTCCAAGAGCATAACTTCGGGATTTTGAATTGGCTGCCAGAGATGCCGCTTTGGTTGTATGCGCTTTTGGGCGTGTTGTTGCTGGATTTCTTTGGCGCCTATTTGGCACATTATGTAGAGCACAAAGTAAAACCCTTGTGGATGGTGCATCTCGTTCATCATACCGATCATAATGTAGATACCACTACGGCCAATCGTCACCACCCCATAGAAAGTGTCATTCGGTTTGTGTTTACCCTGTTTGGGGTAGTGGTTATTGGCACTCCCATTGCTTTGGTGTTTATTTACCAATCGCTTTCGGTTGTGTTTACCCAATGGACACATGCTAATATTAAAATGCCTAAACGTTTGGATACATTCTTAAGTTATTTTTTTGTGTCCCCAGATATGCATAAGGTGCATCACCATTATATGTTGCCTTATACGGATTCCAATTATGGAAATATTTTTTCCATTTGGGACCGTTTATTGGGAACGTATATGGAATTGGATAGAGATAAATTGGTGTATGGCGTGGATGTATTTCCAAATGAAGAAGAGAATGGCAATTTGGGGAATTTGTTGACACAACCTTTTCAGAAATACAAAAAGCCCACAATTTTACCAATCAATGAAGATTTATAA
- a CDS encoding glycerophosphodiester phosphodiesterase family protein, with product MKIYKVACHFLLFAIMINCSAKQSIGVQGHRGCRGVLPENSLPAFKRAVELGVQTLEMDVVVSKDRKVVVSHEPFISRFYCLDPFSNEIPLVDDMAYNLYEMTYDSIRQFDCGSKQHPRFPEQQNMRTFKPLMTEVFDLADSLNRHIAYNIELKARPDYDVLYTPYPADFVQLVLKDIEEKQVFQRCNLQSFDVRILEEVKKQAPEMSVALLVDETESIEEKLKELSFQPEIISPYFELLSKEVVAKYQASGYRIIPWTVNETAHIQRMIDYKVNSIITDYPLRALQLLSKE from the coding sequence ATGAAGATTTATAAAGTAGCCTGTCATTTCTTACTTTTCGCAATTATGATCAATTGTAGTGCTAAACAATCCATCGGGGTACAGGGCCACAGAGGCTGCCGGGGAGTGCTCCCAGAAAATTCACTTCCGGCATTTAAAAGAGCCGTTGAGCTTGGTGTACAAACTTTGGAAATGGATGTGGTGGTGTCCAAAGACCGAAAGGTCGTGGTGTCGCACGAGCCTTTTATCAGTCGGTTTTATTGTTTGGATCCCTTCAGTAATGAAATTCCATTGGTTGATGATATGGCTTATAACCTGTATGAGATGACCTATGATTCCATAAGGCAATTCGATTGTGGGAGTAAACAGCATCCAAGATTTCCGGAACAACAAAATATGCGAACTTTTAAGCCACTAATGACTGAAGTGTTTGATTTGGCTGATAGTTTAAATAGGCATATTGCCTATAATATTGAGTTGAAGGCAAGACCTGATTATGATGTGCTATACACACCCTATCCAGCAGATTTTGTACAATTGGTGCTTAAGGATATTGAAGAAAAACAAGTGTTTCAACGCTGCAACTTACAGTCCTTTGATGTGAGAATTCTAGAAGAAGTTAAAAAACAAGCGCCAGAAATGTCCGTAGCGCTTTTGGTAGATGAAACAGAATCCATTGAAGAGAAACTCAAGGAACTCAGCTTTCAACCAGAAATTATCAGCCCATATTTTGAACTTCTTTCAAAAGAAGTGGTAGCCAAATATCAAGCTTCGGGTTATAGAATCATTCCTTGGACAGTTAATGAAACTGCCCACATCCAAAGAATGATTGATTATAAGGTCAACAGTATTATCACCGATTACCCGTTACGTGCACTTCAGCTTTTAAGCAAGGAATAG
- a CDS encoding DUF1343 domain-containing protein, which translates to MRLTVFKNTVLLFVLIAFSCGNIATSEAGANASNFSDFSYTSKEVDLDAPIAVGANQTEAYLPLLQGKKIGIVANQTSVIFHKKGYTHLVDSLVALKTNVVKVFAPEHGFRGTADAGEHVKDGIDSKTKLPIFSLYGSNKKPSATQLEGLDLVVFDIQDVGARFYTYISTLHYVMEACAEQNIPVLILDRPNPNGHYIDGPILEKEYKSFVGMHPVPVVHGMTIGEYAKMINGEHWLDNGVTCDLAVIPVQNYTHQRSYSLPIAPSPNLPTDKAINLYPSLCFFEGTNVSAGRGTPKPFEIYGSPYLDKGMYTFKFLPQPNAGSKHPKHKGMLCYGENLSDSPNLARLDLNYLINAYQNTIDKPIFFNDFFTKLAGTKTLQKQIEERHTADEIKKTWVRGLKAYNQMRQAYLIYK; encoded by the coding sequence ATGCGATTAACCGTTTTCAAAAATACAGTTTTATTATTTGTTTTAATAGCGTTTTCCTGTGGAAACATCGCCACTTCCGAAGCTGGCGCCAACGCTTCCAATTTTTCAGACTTTAGTTATACCTCCAAGGAAGTTGACCTTGATGCTCCCATTGCAGTTGGGGCCAACCAAACCGAAGCCTACTTACCTTTATTACAAGGAAAAAAAATTGGGATTGTGGCCAATCAAACCTCTGTAATCTTCCATAAAAAGGGCTACACCCATTTGGTGGATTCTTTAGTTGCCTTAAAAACAAATGTCGTAAAAGTATTTGCTCCAGAGCATGGCTTTAGAGGCACTGCCGATGCCGGAGAACATGTAAAAGACGGCATCGATTCCAAAACCAAATTACCAATCTTTTCTCTTTATGGAAGCAACAAAAAGCCATCAGCAACTCAATTGGAAGGTTTAGATTTAGTAGTTTTCGACATCCAAGATGTGGGGGCTCGCTTTTACACCTACATCTCTACCTTACATTATGTCATGGAAGCTTGTGCCGAACAGAATATCCCTGTGCTGATTTTGGATCGCCCTAACCCTAACGGACATTATATAGACGGCCCAATTTTAGAAAAAGAATACAAAAGTTTTGTAGGCATGCATCCTGTACCAGTGGTACACGGAATGACCATTGGGGAATATGCCAAAATGATCAATGGCGAACATTGGCTGGACAATGGAGTTACGTGTGATTTGGCGGTAATTCCGGTTCAGAATTATACACATCAAAGAAGCTATAGTCTTCCCATTGCGCCGTCTCCAAACTTACCTACCGATAAAGCAATTAACCTATACCCTAGCCTTTGCTTTTTTGAGGGCACCAATGTAAGTGCTGGCCGTGGCACCCCTAAACCATTTGAAATCTACGGAAGTCCATATTTAGATAAAGGCATGTACACATTTAAGTTTTTACCACAACCCAATGCTGGCTCCAAGCACCCTAAACATAAAGGGATGTTATGTTACGGCGAAAACCTAAGTGACTCTCCAAACTTAGCGCGTTTGGATTTGAATTACCTCATCAACGCCTATCAAAACACCATTGACAAACCGATTTTTTTCAATGACTTTTTTACCAAATTGGCGGGAACCAAAACCTTGCAAAAGCAAATTGAAGAACGTCACACGGCAGACGAGATCAAAAAAACTTGGGTGCGTGGCTTGAAGGCCTATAACCAAATGCGTCAAGCTTATCTAATTTATAAGTAA
- a CDS encoding ABC transporter permease, translating to MNYEFFLAKRIIGSKAYKSSVSAPIIKIGITAIAIGIIVMLIAVATGLGLQKKIRDKVVAFNGHVTISNYDTNVSDESEIPVSLNQEFYPEFKGIEGISHVQGVAKKFGVIRTETDFEGVVLKGVGQDYNWKYIQDFLVEGRLPEFGEQMGNEVLISQYIANRLKFEVGDSFQMVFGKEDANQIPNIRKFTVVGIYNSGFQDFDKTFIIGDLKQVQRLNKWQADQVGNFEVFIDDFDQIEEKGLEIYEATPSNLNAETITEKYISIFEWINIFDNNTYGVIGIMIIVAGINMITALLVLILERTQMIGILKALGSSNWSIRKVFLYNATYLVGLGLFWGNLIGLSLLAIQYYFGVLQFPNPEQYYMTTIPVYVSLKNILLLNIGCFLACMLMLLVPSYIVTRISPVKAIRFE from the coding sequence TTGAATTACGAATTTTTCTTAGCTAAACGCATTATTGGCAGTAAAGCGTATAAAAGTAGTGTTTCGGCCCCAATTATAAAAATTGGCATTACCGCCATAGCCATAGGAATTATCGTTATGCTCATTGCCGTGGCCACTGGGTTGGGACTTCAAAAAAAGATACGCGATAAAGTTGTGGCTTTTAATGGGCACGTCACCATTTCCAACTATGATACCAATGTCTCTGATGAGTCAGAAATACCAGTATCTTTAAATCAAGAGTTTTATCCGGAATTTAAGGGAATAGAGGGCATTTCGCATGTGCAAGGCGTGGCCAAGAAGTTTGGTGTCATCCGTACCGAAACCGATTTTGAAGGGGTGGTGTTGAAAGGTGTAGGGCAGGACTACAATTGGAAATATATCCAGGATTTTTTGGTTGAAGGACGTTTGCCAGAATTTGGTGAGCAGATGGGGAATGAGGTGTTGATATCTCAATACATTGCCAATAGGTTAAAGTTTGAAGTGGGAGATTCTTTTCAGATGGTGTTTGGAAAGGAGGATGCCAATCAAATCCCTAATATCAGAAAGTTTACGGTGGTAGGAATTTATAATTCCGGGTTTCAGGATTTTGACAAGACCTTTATTATTGGCGACCTGAAGCAAGTACAAAGGCTTAACAAATGGCAGGCAGATCAAGTTGGGAATTTTGAGGTGTTTATTGATGATTTTGATCAAATTGAAGAAAAGGGACTAGAGATTTATGAGGCAACACCATCCAATCTTAATGCGGAAACGATTACCGAGAAATACATTTCAATTTTTGAATGGATCAATATTTTCGATAATAATACCTATGGGGTTATTGGAATCATGATTATCGTGGCGGGTATCAATATGATTACGGCGCTTTTGGTATTGATTTTGGAACGTACCCAAATGATTGGGATTTTAAAAGCCTTAGGAAGTTCCAATTGGAGCATTCGAAAAGTGTTTCTATACAATGCCACTTATTTGGTAGGTTTAGGGTTGTTTTGGGGAAATTTAATTGGGCTGTCACTTTTGGCTATCCAATATTATTTTGGTGTTTTGCAATTCCCAAACCCTGAACAATACTATATGACGACTATTCCAGTTTACGTGAGTCTTAAAAATATATTGTTGCTTAATATAGGCTGTTTTTTAGCCTGTATGCTCATGTTGTTGGTGCCTTCATATATTGTTACTAGAATTTCTCCAGTCAAAGCCATCAGGTTTGAATAA
- a CDS encoding PLP-dependent cysteine synthase family protein, protein MDYAENILGTIGNTPLVKLNKLTAELPCLVLAKYETFNPGNSVKDRMALTMIEDAEADGRLQPGGTIIEGTSGNTGMGLALAAIVKGYKCIFVINDKQSKEKMDVLRAMGAEVVVCPTAVAPDDPQSYYSVAKRLAKEIPNSWYVNQYDNPSNTKAHYESTGPEIWKQTDGKVTHFVVGVGTGGTISGVGSYLKEQNPNIKVWGIDTYGSVFKKYHETCIFDEKEIYPYVTEGIGEDILPKNVDFSIIDGFTKVTDKDAAIYTQLLAREEGMFLGNSAGAAVKGLLQLKEHFTKDDVVVVLFHDHGSRYVGKMFNNDWMRKMGFLE, encoded by the coding sequence ATGGACTACGCAGAAAATATCTTAGGAACCATTGGGAACACCCCTTTGGTAAAACTCAATAAACTTACCGCAGAATTGCCTTGTTTGGTATTGGCAAAATACGAAACATTTAACCCCGGAAATTCCGTAAAGGACCGAATGGCCTTAACGATGATAGAAGATGCCGAAGCAGATGGAAGACTGCAACCTGGAGGCACTATTATTGAAGGAACTTCCGGAAATACTGGAATGGGATTGGCACTAGCAGCCATTGTAAAAGGTTACAAATGTATTTTTGTGATCAACGACAAGCAGTCCAAGGAAAAAATGGATGTACTTAGGGCGATGGGAGCAGAAGTAGTAGTGTGCCCAACAGCTGTGGCTCCTGACGATCCCCAAAGTTATTATTCAGTAGCGAAACGATTGGCAAAAGAAATTCCAAATTCTTGGTATGTCAATCAATATGATAACCCTAGTAATACCAAAGCACATTACGAAAGTACAGGACCTGAAATCTGGAAACAGACGGATGGTAAAGTAACGCATTTTGTTGTGGGAGTCGGTACTGGAGGCACTATCTCAGGTGTAGGGAGTTATTTAAAGGAACAAAATCCCAATATTAAGGTCTGGGGAATTGATACCTATGGCAGTGTTTTTAAAAAATATCATGAAACGTGCATTTTTGATGAGAAGGAAATCTATCCTTATGTCACAGAAGGAATAGGGGAAGATATTCTGCCAAAAAATGTAGACTTTAGTATTATTGATGGATTTACCAAAGTGACCGATAAGGATGCTGCTATTTATACCCAATTATTAGCTCGTGAAGAAGGGATGTTTCTTGGGAATTCTGCTGGAGCAGCCGTAAAAGGACTGCTGCAATTGAAGGAGCATTTTACCAAAGACGATGTGGTAGTGGTACTGTTTCACGACCATGGCAGTCGATATGTTGGGAAGATGTTCAATAATGACTGGATGAGGAAAATGGGGTTTTTGGAATAA
- a CDS encoding acyltransferase family protein — protein sequence MKYINQLDSLRGIAVLFVIVHHWKPEINLNRFSIGAIGVDMFFVLSGFLISTILLTVKEKSKKNNTPIKNLFRNFYFRRMLRIFPIYYMAILFALIFKNKINYYTDLETLTPYLLSFSVNFFYYISQSWGGLFSHFWSIAVEEQFYLIWPWILIFFNKRILPYVIGLFILIGILTQFLILEQNNFTPILTFTCFDAFGLGGLLAYFFIYYPQKLPLIFKTSLYVSIVVFILFLIYHLDPFRILNWSKFPTRTTTSIITFSIITYLILNKEKPENLRFKIIFNNSSLIWIGKISYGIYIFHHFVPEIFGPFLFNENYIMPKKLHFSFQYVIMIASYFSITLIVSYLSYIVIEQPFLRLKKYFNYQQIIPKTPFSSSSHY from the coding sequence ATGAAATACATAAACCAACTAGATAGCCTTAGAGGCATTGCTGTACTCTTCGTAATCGTCCACCATTGGAAGCCAGAAATTAACCTCAATAGATTTTCCATTGGAGCTATTGGGGTCGACATGTTCTTTGTCCTTAGTGGTTTTTTAATTTCAACCATTTTGTTAACCGTCAAGGAAAAATCTAAAAAAAATAATACCCCAATAAAAAATCTTTTTAGAAATTTTTATTTTAGAAGAATGCTGAGGATTTTCCCTATTTACTATATGGCTATCCTATTCGCTCTTATATTTAAAAACAAAATAAACTATTACACCGATTTAGAGACGCTTACACCATACCTGCTTTCTTTTTCTGTAAATTTCTTCTATTACATAAGCCAAAGTTGGGGAGGATTATTCTCCCATTTTTGGTCAATAGCTGTAGAGGAACAATTCTACCTCATCTGGCCGTGGATTTTAATCTTTTTCAATAAAAGAATCTTACCTTATGTAATAGGTTTGTTTATTTTAATTGGCATTTTGACTCAGTTCCTTATTCTAGAACAGAACAACTTTACTCCTATTTTGACTTTTACCTGTTTTGATGCCTTTGGTTTAGGAGGACTTTTAGCATACTTTTTTATTTACTATCCACAGAAACTACCTCTAATATTTAAGACTTCATTATACGTAAGCATTGTAGTATTCATTTTGTTTCTTATTTACCACTTGGATCCCTTTAGAATTTTAAATTGGTCCAAATTTCCAACAAGAACAACAACATCTATAATCACCTTTTCTATAATCACCTACTTAATCCTTAACAAGGAAAAACCCGAAAACCTACGATTCAAGATCATTTTTAACAATTCTTCATTAATTTGGATAGGCAAAATAAGTTATGGTATTTACATTTTTCATCATTTTGTACCTGAAATTTTTGGACCATTTTTATTCAACGAAAATTATATAATGCCAAAAAAATTGCATTTCTCCTTTCAATACGTAATTATGATAGCTTCTTATTTCTCGATTACGTTAATTGTATCCTATTTATCTTATATCGTAATAGAACAGCCATTTTTAAGATTAAAAAAGTACTTCAATTACCAACAAATTATTCCAAAAACCCCATTTTCCTCATCCAGTCATTATTGA
- a CDS encoding DUF2851 family protein, translated as MQEDFLHYLWKYKIRKAQNLKTTSGETVAPLHVGQYNTDSGPDFFNAQIKIGEQLWAGNVEVHVKSSDWYVHGHEQDKAYDNVILHVVWEHDTEIFRKDNSEIPTLQLKDTVDTTLFNTYVKLYSKGNKWIYCEDDLSKTDGFVLNNWLERLYVERLAQKCETIDSLLLNSKNDWEAVLFKMLAKNFGLKVNGEAFFSLAQSVDFSVVRKLQSNQFGLEALFFGQCGWLDSEFEDAYYLRLKNEYSFIKQKFQLSNAPVVDPQFFRLRPPNFPTVRLSQLANLYSREKQLFSKLMELTSLDDYYKVLDCKTSSYWETHYTFCKTSKTSKKRLTKTFVDLLLINTIIPLKFAYSKTKGKEVDSLVQLAQQIHTEHNSLLSAFANLGVKTKNALQSQALIQLKSNYCDKQKCLDCAIGANILQLV; from the coding sequence ATGCAAGAAGATTTTCTACACTATCTATGGAAATATAAAATCCGCAAGGCACAGAACCTGAAAACCACCTCAGGGGAAACTGTGGCCCCCTTGCATGTAGGGCAGTACAATACAGATTCCGGCCCCGATTTTTTTAACGCACAGATTAAAATTGGGGAGCAGCTATGGGCTGGTAATGTTGAGGTGCATGTAAAATCTTCCGATTGGTATGTGCATGGACACGAGCAGGACAAGGCTTATGACAATGTGATTTTGCATGTGGTCTGGGAACATGATACCGAAATTTTTAGAAAGGACAATTCTGAAATCCCAACATTACAATTGAAGGATACTGTAGATACAACTTTGTTTAATACTTATGTTAAACTGTATTCCAAAGGAAATAAATGGATTTATTGTGAAGACGATCTGTCCAAAACCGATGGGTTTGTTTTAAACAATTGGTTGGAGCGTTTGTATGTTGAACGGTTGGCACAGAAATGTGAAACTATTGATTCGCTGCTTTTAAATTCTAAAAATGATTGGGAAGCAGTATTGTTCAAAATGTTGGCTAAAAATTTTGGATTAAAGGTCAATGGTGAGGCATTTTTCAGTTTGGCACAATCTGTAGATTTTTCTGTGGTACGAAAATTACAGAGCAATCAATTTGGTTTGGAAGCACTTTTCTTTGGGCAGTGTGGTTGGTTGGACAGTGAATTTGAAGACGCTTATTATTTAAGGCTGAAGAACGAGTATAGTTTTATAAAGCAAAAATTCCAGCTTTCCAATGCGCCGGTTGTCGATCCACAATTTTTTAGATTACGACCTCCTAATTTTCCAACCGTAAGATTGTCACAATTGGCTAATCTCTATTCTCGAGAAAAACAGCTGTTTTCAAAATTAATGGAGCTTACCTCTCTTGACGATTATTATAAGGTCTTAGACTGTAAAACCTCTTCATATTGGGAAACTCATTATACTTTTTGCAAAACGTCCAAAACATCCAAAAAACGATTAACCAAAACCTTTGTTGATTTATTGCTTATCAATACCATTATCCCCTTAAAATTTGCATACTCCAAAACCAAAGGAAAAGAGGTTGATAGTCTTGTTCAGCTAGCTCAACAAATCCATACTGAACACAATAGTTTGCTGTCTGCTTTTGCCAATTTAGGGGTGAAAACTAAAAATGCATTACAATCACAGGCTTTAATTCAATTAAAAAGCAATTACTGCGACAAGCAAAAGTGTTTGGATTGTGCCATTGGGGCCAATATACTGCAGTTGGTCTAA
- a CDS encoding S8 family serine peptidase, with the protein MELKSIFRYSLIGTLGLTLFNCQPDSPEQNEEVQTVSYMESKVIPGSYIVVYNNANQRMAALPKVKTLQGYIAQMDVLKHSFLNEFKTIGLEGSNIKETFGHAVKGFSANLTELQLEQLRNDPRVLRIEQDYTISISPYKGKPGGGGSGTTESQKVPYGTIRVGGGATASTHTAWVIDSGIDLDHPDLNVDVDRSQSFLSGGGGANSPDDQNGHGTHVAGTIAAIDNNIGSVGVAPGTTVVAVRVLDRRGSGSLSGVIAGVDYVKAAGEVGDVANMSLGGGISLTLDNAVMTAAAESGVKFVLAAGNESNNANSHSPARVNGDNIYTISAMDSDDNWAYFSNYGNPPVDYCAPGVGVYSTWKNGGYNSISGTSMAAPHAAGVLLLGTPSTDGTVIGDPDGNDDAIIHL; encoded by the coding sequence ATGGAGCTAAAATCAATTTTCAGGTATTCGTTGATTGGGACTTTGGGTTTGACACTTTTCAATTGTCAACCGGATTCTCCCGAGCAAAATGAAGAGGTGCAAACCGTCTCTTATATGGAGTCAAAAGTGATTCCAGGAAGTTATATTGTTGTTTATAACAATGCCAACCAAAGAATGGCTGCTTTGCCAAAGGTAAAAACACTACAGGGCTATATTGCGCAAATGGATGTTTTAAAACATTCGTTTTTAAATGAGTTCAAAACAATCGGGTTGGAAGGTTCTAATATAAAGGAAACTTTTGGACATGCCGTAAAGGGCTTTAGCGCAAATTTAACCGAATTACAGTTGGAGCAACTAAGAAATGATCCTAGAGTGTTGAGAATTGAGCAAGATTATACCATAAGTATTTCACCGTATAAAGGTAAGCCTGGAGGAGGTGGTTCAGGGACTACAGAGTCTCAAAAGGTACCTTATGGAACGATAAGAGTGGGTGGTGGTGCTACCGCTTCAACGCATACTGCTTGGGTAATTGATTCAGGGATTGATTTAGATCACCCAGATTTGAATGTTGATGTAGATAGAAGCCAATCTTTCCTTTCTGGAGGAGGCGGTGCCAATAGTCCTGATGATCAAAATGGTCATGGGACCCATGTAGCGGGTACTATAGCAGCGATAGACAATAATATTGGTTCTGTTGGAGTGGCACCAGGGACTACTGTTGTAGCGGTACGTGTGTTGGATCGTAGAGGTAGTGGATCCTTGTCGGGAGTTATTGCGGGCGTAGACTATGTTAAGGCAGCAGGCGAAGTAGGGGATGTTGCTAATATGAGCTTAGGAGGCGGAATATCATTGACTTTAGATAATGCTGTAATGACAGCTGCAGCCGAATCTGGGGTGAAGTTTGTACTAGCGGCAGGAAATGAATCCAACAATGCCAACAGTCATTCTCCAGCAAGAGTCAATGGTGATAATATCTACACAATTTCAGCTATGGATTCTGATGATAATTGGGCTTATTTTTCAAACTATGGAAACCCTCCAGTAGATTATTGTGCTCCAGGCGTGGGTGTCTATTCTACTTGGAAAAATGGTGGATATAATAGTATTAGCGGAACTTCCATGGCGGCACCACATGCAGCAGGTGTCCTGTTGCTGGGAACTCCGTCCACAGATGGTACGGTAATTGGTGACCCAGATGGAAATGATGATGCTATTATTCATTTGTAA
- a CDS encoding PspC domain-containing protein produces MNIFYKILLHFQKHGYYVCQRIADRLGIRAKVVRTSFIYLTFVTLGFGFALYLFLSFLMRVKDLVYTKRSSVFDL; encoded by the coding sequence ATGAATATATTCTACAAGATATTACTGCATTTTCAGAAACATGGCTATTATGTTTGTCAGCGTATTGCAGATCGTTTGGGTATTCGAGCTAAAGTGGTGAGAACATCATTTATCTACCTTACTTTCGTTACCTTGGGCTTTGGTTTTGCGTTGTATTTGTTTCTTTCCTTTCTGATGCGTGTTAAGGACTTAGTATACACTAAGCGCTCTTCGGTTTTTGATCTATAA
- a CDS encoding TrkA family potassium uptake protein has translation MNSALLRLAKSKITIAVMLLAVLVFAGMFGFRVISGYNWIDALYMTVITITTVGFGEVRPLDDQSKVFTVFLILTSIVIVGYVISVLTEYLLSQNSFEELKQKNMQKRIDQLQGHIIICGYGRNGTQAAKKLIAYKKPFVVVEQNKELIDKFESDLVNFIHGNANEDEVLHRAGINRASTLISALPNDADNLFVVLSARQINKDLRIISRASQETTYNKLKLAGADNVILPDKIGGDHMASLVVVPDLIEFIDNLSIVGKSNVNIEEIEVSRLCSDADEKTIRDLDLRNKTGCNIIGFKTGEGEYIVNPEAEMKLGAHSKIIVLGRPEQIQKLNSVYNIR, from the coding sequence ATGAACAGTGCTTTACTTCGCCTTGCTAAATCTAAAATAACCATAGCGGTAATGCTATTGGCTGTCTTGGTTTTTGCTGGTATGTTTGGTTTTCGTGTTATTTCTGGTTACAACTGGATAGATGCTCTTTACATGACCGTTATTACCATTACTACGGTAGGTTTTGGAGAGGTTAGGCCTTTGGACGATCAATCTAAGGTGTTTACAGTATTTTTGATTTTGACAAGTATTGTAATTGTAGGATATGTAATTAGTGTATTGACCGAGTATTTGTTGAGCCAAAATAGTTTTGAAGAATTAAAACAAAAGAATATGCAAAAGCGAATTGACCAACTTCAGGGCCATATCATTATTTGTGGTTATGGCCGTAATGGTACACAAGCAGCCAAAAAGTTGATAGCCTACAAAAAGCCATTTGTGGTCGTTGAGCAGAATAAGGAACTTATTGATAAGTTTGAAAGTGACTTGGTAAATTTCATTCACGGTAATGCAAATGAGGATGAAGTACTCCATAGGGCAGGAATCAACAGGGCAAGTACGTTGATTTCGGCATTGCCAAATGACGCCGATAATTTGTTTGTGGTGCTTTCCGCGAGACAAATCAATAAGGACTTGAGAATCATTAGTAGGGCTTCGCAGGAGACAACCTATAATAAATTGAAATTGGCAGGGGCAGATAATGTAATCCTTCCCGATAAAATTGGAGGAGACCACATGGCCTCGTTGGTTGTGGTTCCAGATTTGATTGAGTTTATCGACAATCTTTCCATAGTTGGAAAATCCAATGTTAACATAGAAGAGATAGAAGTATCCAGGTTGTGCAGTGATGCTGATGAAAAGACGATTAGGGATTTGGATTTAAGAAACAAGACAGGGTGTAACATTATTGGGTTTAAAACAGGGGAAGGAGAGTATATTGTAAACCCAGAGGCCGAAATGAAATTGGGAGCGCACTCTAAAATCATTGTTTTAGGTAGACCAGAGCAAATTCAAAAGCTAAATTCGGTGTACAATATCAGGTAG